AAATGTCTTTAGAAAATTTAGAGATAAGTGATAAGATTGAAGGCATTAAAGAAAGAATTTCAGATATCAAAGATAGATAAAATAAATTAAAAAACATGACTAAACACAGTAAAAATATTTTTTTCAATCAATTTCAAATACAAGTTTAAAGGAAAGTAAATAACATGTTTGAAACTTTATTTGATTTTCAGACAATAAGAATAATTTTAGCATTAATCATGTTGATTTTAGGTTCAATAGTAGATATTTGGAAAAGAGAAATTCATGATTATTATTGGATAGGTTTTGGAGGTGCAGGAATTGTACTTGCATTTCTAAATCCAAATATCATGACACAGTTACTAACTATAGGAATTGCATTAATCATAGCACCATTTGTGATTGTTATTTGGAGAATAGGGTTATTTGGAGGTGCAGATGCATTTGCATTAATAGCATTAGCAGTGATAGCGCCAATGGCTACAATAACAGATAACCAGATATCTCCTTTTACAACTTTGTCTAATGCCGCATTGTTATTTATCATACCATTTTTATTCAATTTGTTTAGAAACATAATTTTGCAATTAAGAGGAAAAAATATTTTTGAGGGATTTGATGAATCATTCTCCAAAAAAATAATAGCATCATTTATGGGATATAAGTCAAAAAATCCAAAATTTGCATTTAGTATAGAAAAGATGGAAAAAGGTAAGAAAAAATTAGATTTAGCAATTCATCATGCAGAAAATCAAGAATTCTGCACCACACCTAATACATGGATTACTCCGGGAATACCATATCTACTACTAATTGCAGGAGGTTTTATCATCCAATTAATCCATGGAGATATCATACTAAACCAGTTTTTTGATTCAGGATTTCAGTTACC
The window above is part of the Nitrosopumilus sp. genome. Proteins encoded here:
- a CDS encoding A24 family peptidase C-terminal domain-containing protein, which produces MFETLFDFQTIRIILALIMLILGSIVDIWKREIHDYYWIGFGGAGIVLAFLNPNIMTQLLTIGIALIIAPFVIVIWRIGLFGGADAFALIALAVIAPMATITDNQISPFTTLSNAALLFIIPFLFNLFRNIILQLRGKNIFEGFDESFSKKIIASFMGYKSKNPKFAFSIEKMEKGKKKLDLAIHHAENQEFCTTPNTWITPGIPYLLLIAGGFIIQLIHGDIILNQFFDSGFQLPI